From the genome of Bordetella sp. H567, one region includes:
- a CDS encoding haloacid dehalogenase type II: MADEKMIKALLFDVFGTVVDWRTSVARELGPFLEKHGIKDDPHDVANAWRKKYQPALEEVRTGRRPFVKLDVLHRENLETLLADYRIDVAALPEETLSDLNLSWHRLQPWPDSVAGLRRLKQRFIIAPMSNGNIRLMTDMAKHAGLPWDAILGAEVVKAYKTSPEAYLRTAEVLDLRPEEICMVAAHNSDLAAARKCGFRTAFILRPSEYGPAQKTNLRAEQDWDWIADDMGHLATQLNCPA, translated from the coding sequence ATGGCGGACGAAAAAATGATCAAGGCGTTGCTCTTCGACGTGTTTGGGACGGTGGTGGACTGGCGTACCAGCGTCGCCCGGGAGTTGGGTCCTTTCCTGGAAAAGCACGGCATCAAGGACGACCCGCACGATGTGGCCAATGCATGGCGCAAGAAGTACCAGCCGGCGCTGGAGGAAGTCCGCACCGGACGCCGCCCCTTCGTGAAGCTGGATGTGCTGCACCGGGAGAATCTGGAGACGCTGCTGGCCGACTATCGCATCGACGTGGCGGCCCTGCCCGAGGAAACGCTGAGCGACCTGAACCTGAGCTGGCACCGCCTGCAGCCGTGGCCCGATTCGGTGGCGGGCCTGCGCCGCCTGAAGCAGCGCTTCATCATCGCGCCGATGTCCAACGGCAATATCCGCTTGATGACGGACATGGCCAAGCATGCGGGCCTGCCCTGGGACGCCATCCTGGGCGCCGAAGTGGTCAAGGCGTACAAGACCTCGCCCGAGGCATACCTCAGGACGGCCGAGGTCCTGGACCTGCGTCCGGAGGAAATCTGCATGGTGGCGGCCCACAATTCCGATCTGGCCGCTGCCCGCAAGTGCGGCTTCAGGACAGCCTTCATCCTGCGGCCCTCGGAATACGGCCCGGCGCAGAAAACCAATCTGCGCGCCGAACAGGACTGGGACTGGATCGCCGACGATATGGGGCATCTGGCCACGCAGCTCAATTGTCCGGCGTGA
- a CDS encoding OsmC family protein: MAHGEHKYQVQVRWTGNRGSGTSGYGAYGRDHVIRADGKPEIAGSADPAFRGDARRWNPEDLLVASASACHKLWYLHLCADAGIVVLDYVDNAEGTMAEAPGRFTAIVLRPDVVIGAGGDPDEAKRLHHVAHGKCYIANSVNFPITCEPTIRLASG, translated from the coding sequence ATGGCGCATGGCGAACACAAATACCAGGTGCAAGTACGGTGGACGGGCAACCGCGGCAGCGGTACCTCGGGCTATGGGGCATATGGACGAGACCACGTCATCCGGGCCGACGGCAAGCCCGAGATCGCCGGCTCGGCCGATCCGGCATTCCGGGGGGACGCCCGGCGCTGGAACCCGGAGGATCTGCTCGTTGCGTCCGCATCGGCGTGCCACAAGCTCTGGTATCTGCACCTGTGCGCCGATGCCGGCATCGTGGTGCTGGATTATGTGGACAACGCGGAGGGCACCATGGCGGAAGCGCCCGGCAGGTTCACGGCCATCGTGCTTCGGCCGGATGTCGTCATCGGGGCCGGTGGCGACCCCGATGAGGCGAAGCGCCTGCATCATGTGGCCCACGGGAAGTGCTATATCGCCAACTCGGTGAATTTCCCCATCACCTGCGAGCCGACGATAAGGCTCGCCTCGGGCTGA